The Halioglobus maricola genome segment CCATCTTTTGTCCTCAAACCTGAGCCTGGCGTTTGACGCAGGCGAAGACTGGTGCTGTCTGGCGAGCACTGAACGGCCACTGGAGCTGCCGGAGCAGTTCTCTTATGAATTGTTGTTCGCCGGCATACTCAACACCCTGCGCGGCCTGCTCAACGACCCCAATCTGGAAGTGCATGTGGACTTCCCCTACCCGGCACCAGACCACGCTGACGACTACTACCGAGTGTTCGGTCCGCAGGTGCGCTTTGATTGCGCTAAGCCGGCACTTCGCTTCCACTCTCGACTACTCACCACAGCTCTGCCTGCTTCCAACCCGGCGCTGCGCAGCCTTTACGAACAGGAATGTGCCCGCCTGCTGGCCGACCTGGAAAGCGAGATGTCGGTGGAAGAACAAACCTTGCGCCTGCTGCGCAAACTGGAGGGGCAATATCCACAAATGCCGCAGGTTGCCCACATGCTCAACCTGAGTGCACGCACCTATCGCCGGCGCCTGCAGGACGAGCAACAATCCTTCCAGAACCTGCTCGACCGTGTGCGCGCGGAACACGCCACCCACTATCTAATCAATACCCGCCTGCCGCTATCCACTATCGCTTATATGGTGGGCTTCAATGACTCTTCCAATTTCCGCAGGGCCTATGCCAAGTGGACCGGCGATTCCCCAGGCGAGGTAAGACGTGGCGGCTAGAGCCCTGGCGATACATATGGGCAGGGAAGCGGCTCAAGCCATCGAACGGGATGGCTGGACCCCGGCTCTCTTCAGCCTCTTGCTCGGCGCATCCGGCGGTCCAAAGTGTTTTATCCTGGCAGGCCTGGACCGATACCTGTTTAACGATTTCCTGCAGCGCAGCGATGCCCCCCTGAGCACCCTGGGCTCCTCAATCGGCTCATGGCGCCACGCTTGTCTGGCGCAGGACGACCCGGCCGCTGCGGTAGATCGAATGATCCACCACTACATGCACCAGAGCTATAGTTCTGCCCGGCCCGGGCCGGAAGAAATCAGCGCCGGCAGTCTGCAAATTCTGGATGCGATCCTGGGTGAACGCGGAGCGCAAACCATCGCCAATCACCCCCGTATCCGCAGCCATATTGTTACCGCGAGGGGTCGCGGTGCCGCCGGCAGCCGTTCCAGTGCACTGCTGGCCACCGGCATGGGGGCGGCGGCACTGGGGAATACTGTGAGCCGAAAGTGGCTGCGACACTCCTTCCAGAGAGTGGTCTTTCACAACAGCGAGACACCGGAAACCGGCCTCTCATTCCCGGATTTCGATACCGCCTACACTCGCCTGCAAGCTGACAATGTCGCACCCGCCCTGCACGCAAGCGGCTCGATACCTTTTGTTCTCACCGGCGAGCGCGATATACCCGGCGCACCACAGGGTCAGTACTGGGACGGCGGCATCATCGACTACCACTTCGATCTGGAGCAGTATCACGGCGACGGCTTGATTCTCTACCCGCACTTCAGCGCGAATATTGTGCCCGGTTGGTTCGACAAGTTTTTGCCCTGGCGCAAAGCGCCCATCGACGACGCGAGGCGCCTGGTATTGCTGTGCCCCGATGAGCGTTTCGTTGCTGGACTGCCCGAGGGCAAGATACCCGACCGATCCGATTTCACACGCATGAGTGAGGAGGCAAGGATCAGCTACTGGCAAGCCTGTGTGGAAGCGGCCGGCGCTATGGCGGAGGAATTCGCCTCTCTGGTGGAGGGCTCCGACCCGCTGGCCGGAGTAAAGGTGTATACCTAGCTGACGTGTTCGTCGAGGTAGCGCTGTACTTCCTTGCGCAACGGGCCCTCAAACATGGAGGCCAGCAGACCCAACTTCACTGACACATCGATCAATCCGTCGTGAAACGAGAGCTGCCCATCTACCCCGGCCCCCTTAATGCGCACCTTGTCACCATCCCAGCGCGAGCGCACCCCGTGATCGCGGGCAAGGCTCTCAGCGAGGCCTTCCGCCGCAGCGCGCACGTCGTCCTTGGGCATGGTATAGGGTTTGGTTATGCGGAAACCGGCCATCTATCACCTCGTTTTTTGCCGAAGTATAGATCAAGCAGCGTCCGCGGGCACTCTCGCATGGCTAACTGAACTGGTTATCCACCAGGGTAAACACCTGGCCAACCACCTCCTCTTGCTCCATCCGCGCCATCAGTGTGGCGTCCTCGGAATAGGCCACAGTGCGACGGCCGTCATCCAGATCGAACACCGCAACACCGCGCCAAGGGTTGCTGCCTTGATAAAGCACGGTATAACCGGCGACAGTTGCCTCAGACTGCACATCTGCAACGATCTCCCGGACGTCCAGCTCGGCCTCGACCTGCGCTGTGACATCGTCAAAGCCCCAGTCACTCTCTCCCGGGTCACAGGACCACAGTGCCACCCCCTGCTTGGTCAGGAAACTGCTGACTGTCGTTACCAGGCCGGTCTCGTCAGGCTGCTGCCGCAACAACTGGGCCATGCGGACGGTCGCCTGATATACAAAGTTATTCAGTGGTCCGCCGCCAAACGGCATAGCCCCCGTCACCGAGAGGTCGCCCTCACCGGACATGCCGAATTCATGTAACTGGGACCGGACCGCCAGCGGGAAACAGGAATACAATTCACGCAGCTTGATATTGTCAAAATCGACCCCCGCTCGCGCCGCTGCGGCCCGGCCGGAGAGGCGGAAGCCAGGGCAACCGCCGAGGTCACCCCGGCTCGCCACCACCGACATGAAATTCGCTTCCGCGAAGGCTCTGGGGAACACCCATTGTGAACGAGGAATGCCCAGGCGTTCCGCGGTGGCAACGTTGCAAAAAATCAGGCCCGCGGCCTGGTCAACGTTCCACTGACTGTTGTGATATTTCGCATAGGGAAAGGCCAACATTCGGTTGCCAGGGCCCGGCTCGACGATCTCCTCGGCGGTGACCGGCGCATCACTCCAGGCATCGGGATTCTCAGCCGCTATCTCACTGAAGCGCGCGTACATCGCCCCCATCTGGGCTCTGTGTTCATCCGGGGTAAGGCCCTGCTTGTAACGCAGCGCACTGTCCATCATTGCGTAGTAACCGACCGGCATACCCAGGCCGGCGGCAGACTCCACCTCAGACCAGATCTCAGCTTCCGGGTGCAGGCTGAGGTCGGGCTCTTCATCCTGCTGTATGGTCTCCTCGGCTTCCGCTCCGGCCTTGGCGGCACACAGGCTGCGGTACTTGGCCTCGCCACCCACAACCACCGCTACCGAAATTTCTCCGTCAGCGATGCGCTGGCAGGCTCGCGTGAGCAGAGTCTGCTGCGATACACCAATCTCCGCCAAAACAGTGGTGGCCCGATCGGCCCCGATCGCCCGGGCGACAAGCCGAGCAGGGTCGCTGTAGCCCCAGATACCCTTGGGCACGAGAATTTCGTCTGCGCTGGTGAGCAAGTCTGCGCTGCCTGCATCCTGAGCTGCATCGCGCACCGCGCGCTCCATCAGCGCAATAGCCTCCTCCGCTTTATTGAAGTCAGCATTTTTCTGCTGGACGGCGCTAACGCCGACCAGAACGGGAGTATTGGGGTTCATATTAGTCCTGAATAAAAGTAGATGCGTACCACTGTAGCATGCCGATTTTCTCTTCCAGAGATTTGTCTGGCTCCATTTCATAGACGTTGCGGAACCCGATAACAACATCGGTCACGCCTATCGATTCAAGCCTTGCTATACCCTCTTCGGTGAACGCATCCTGCCCAGTGGTGAAGAAGCGAAACGGTCGGTCTGCGGTACCGTACTCTTCTCGCAATTGATTAATACGGCCGATATAAGATTCGACTTGCTGAGTATCTGCGCCGGCACACATCCAACCGTCGCCTACCCTGGCCGCGCGCTTGAGAGCCACGTCTGCGTGCCCGCCAATCAACAAGGGAGTAGCGACACCCGTGGTCGGGCACATCTTGTTGGCCGGCATCTTGATCAAATCCCCGTCGTAGCCAAAAAACTCACCGGTCTCAAGGCCGCGCAAAATATCAATCTGCTCATCAAAGCGCTTTCCGC includes the following:
- a CDS encoding AraC family transcriptional regulator, whose translation is MPTKTTPAQYALILIDMVEQRGGERQQLLQGTSMASGSFASIGARVEETDFSGLVTNALSMTRDPALGLHLGMRLNLGAHAILGQAFMTCRNLGEALDLFLKYHHLLSSNLSLAFDAGEDWCCLASTERPLELPEQFSYELLFAGILNTLRGLLNDPNLEVHVDFPYPAPDHADDYYRVFGPQVRFDCAKPALRFHSRLLTTALPASNPALRSLYEQECARLLADLESEMSVEEQTLRLLRKLEGQYPQMPQVAHMLNLSARTYRRRLQDEQQSFQNLLDRVRAEHATHYLINTRLPLSTIAYMVGFNDSSNFRRAYAKWTGDSPGEVRRGG
- a CDS encoding LLM class flavin-dependent oxidoreductase gives rise to the protein MRFSLQVGMCDPGHYYPMAQAAEAAGYDGIVIPDSICYPEEASSKYPYNKDGSREFLESVPFLESLIAVTGMAAVTERIRFATFVYKLAVRQVAPVAKQVQSIQALSGDRFDFGIGISPWEEDFAICGVPWEKRGKRFDEQIDILRGLETGEFFGYDGDLIKMPANKMCPTTGVATPLLIGGHADVALKRAARVGDGWMCAGADTQQVESYIGRINQLREEYGTADRPFRFFTTGQDAFTEEGIARLESIGVTDVVIGFRNVYEMEPDKSLEEKIGMLQWYASTFIQD
- a CDS encoding patatin-like phospholipase family protein, whose protein sequence is MAARALAIHMGREAAQAIERDGWTPALFSLLLGASGGPKCFILAGLDRYLFNDFLQRSDAPLSTLGSSIGSWRHACLAQDDPAAAVDRMIHHYMHQSYSSARPGPEEISAGSLQILDAILGERGAQTIANHPRIRSHIVTARGRGAAGSRSSALLATGMGAAALGNTVSRKWLRHSFQRVVFHNSETPETGLSFPDFDTAYTRLQADNVAPALHASGSIPFVLTGERDIPGAPQGQYWDGGIIDYHFDLEQYHGDGLILYPHFSANIVPGWFDKFLPWRKAPIDDARRLVLLCPDERFVAGLPEGKIPDRSDFTRMSEEARISYWQACVEAAGAMAEEFASLVEGSDPLAGVKVYT
- a CDS encoding acetyl-CoA acetyltransferase, translated to MNPNTPVLVGVSAVQQKNADFNKAEEAIALMERAVRDAAQDAGSADLLTSADEILVPKGIWGYSDPARLVARAIGADRATTVLAEIGVSQQTLLTRACQRIADGEISVAVVVGGEAKYRSLCAAKAGAEAEETIQQDEEPDLSLHPEAEIWSEVESAAGLGMPVGYYAMMDSALRYKQGLTPDEHRAQMGAMYARFSEIAAENPDAWSDAPVTAEEIVEPGPGNRMLAFPYAKYHNSQWNVDQAAGLIFCNVATAERLGIPRSQWVFPRAFAEANFMSVVASRGDLGGCPGFRLSGRAAAARAGVDFDNIKLRELYSCFPLAVRSQLHEFGMSGEGDLSVTGAMPFGGGPLNNFVYQATVRMAQLLRQQPDETGLVTTVSSFLTKQGVALWSCDPGESDWGFDDVTAQVEAELDVREIVADVQSEATVAGYTVLYQGSNPWRGVAVFDLDDGRRTVAYSEDATLMARMEQEEVVGQVFTLVDNQFS
- a CDS encoding polyhydroxyalkanoic acid system family protein codes for the protein MAGFRITKPYTMPKDDVRAAAEGLAESLARDHGVRSRWDGDKVRIKGAGVDGQLSFHDGLIDVSVKLGLLASMFEGPLRKEVQRYLDEHVS